cttttttaactttattcacAGTATAGGACAGGTGTAGgcaacctacggcactccagctgttgtgaaactacaactcccagcatgcatacttgctctgctcttctaagaactcacatagaaataaatggagcatgctggaaattgtagtttcacaacagctggagtgccgaaagttGCGGATCCCTGGTATAGGAGCTTCACTGATGTAAAGGGGACACTAAgggacagcactactgcagggggcgcacaaagggggcatatctactgtgtgggggcacttagggagcataactactgtttggTGACCTCAAGGACATTCTACTGAGTGGGGGCACTTAGGGAGCATcagtactgtgaagagggcactaaaGGGCAATTCCACTGTGAAATGGACACTGAGGGGagataactattgtgtggggcactaagaggggattCGTCGCCTCTTGTCCAGCGCtagtaaatgttttatttatatatcttttaAATGACTGATTGGGTAGGGGTTGCAGGGAAGTTGCTGAAGGTTGGAGCCAGCGTTTTCTAGTTATGCCCCTCTGTCTACTATTAGATTGGGGTCTGTTTGGCAACCACTGTTTTAGTCAATTGATACTTGAATTTTGTGCCATGCCTTGTaatttctgtggatttttttttattggaaaagttataaaacttcaatacaattttaatgttatttatcaataataaaatgtgttttattcttggcagatgactgtacgAGGAACTCAGAGAAACatctggtatcttcagattttgaaGTAGATGATTGTGGTATCACACGAGATACATTTGAAGAGCATGCCAATAAGCAAGCTATACCCTCATCCAATCAAAGCAACAATGCATCATTTGATTATTTTAAACAAGTCCGATCTTCTAATTCATCACAGACTGTAACACAGAATAAAAGTCACAGAAGAGGTGCTAAACATCAAACAGCTCATGTAAGAGGAAagacattttcatgttcagaatgtgaaaaatgttttagatttaaatcagctcttgttatacatcagagaaatcacacaggagagaagccattttcatgttcagaatgtgggaaatgttttaaccataaaTCAGATCTTGATACACATCAAAGAGTTCACACAGAagtgaagccattttcatgttcagaatgtgggaaatgttttaaacttAAATCAGATCTTGATACacatcagagagttcacacaggagagaagccattttcatgttcagaatgtggaaaatgttttaggaTCTATGCttatcttgttagacatcagagaaatcacacaggagagaagccattttcatgttcagaatgtggaaaatgttttaacagTAAATCAAATCTTGATATacatcagagagttcacacaggagagaagccatttttatgttcagaatgtgggaaatgttttaagcagaaatcctatcttgttatacatcacagatatcacacaggagagaagccattttcatgttcagaatgtgggaaatgttttaaaagtAAATCACATCTTGATACacatcagagagttcacacaggagagaagccattttcatgttcagaatgtgggaaatgttttaaccgtaaatcCAATCTTGTTatgcatcagagaaatcacacaggagagaagcttttttcatgttcagaatgtgggaaatgttttaaccataaaTCAGTTTTTGTGattcatcagagaaatcacacaggagagaagccattttcatgttcagaatgtgggaaatgttttaaatgtAAATCAGATCTTGATACacatcagagagttcacacaggagagaagccattttcatgttcagaatgtgggaaatgttttaaccgtaaatcCAATCTTGTTatgcatcagagaaatcacacaggagagaagctattttcatgttcagaatgtgggaaatgttttaaccataaatcagtttttgtgatacatcagagaaatcacacaggggagaagccattttcatgttcagaatgtgggaaatgttttaaacgtAAATCCTATCTTGTTatgcatcagagaaatcacacaggagagaagccattttcatgttcagattgtgggaaatgttttaaccagaaatccTATCTTGtgatacatcagagaaatcacacaggggagaagccattttcatgttcagaatgtgggaaatgttttaaccgtaaatcaAAACTTGTTatgcatcagagaaatcacacaggagagaagccattttcatgttcagaatgtgggaaatgttttaaccagaaatcagatcttgATAAACATCGgagagttcacacaggagagaagccattttcatgttcagaatgtgggaaatgttttaaccagaaatcagCTCTTGATAAACATCGgagagttcacacaggagagaagccattttaatgttcagaatgtgggaaatattttttgtttttttttaacaatttttatttcggAAAGATGAGCAATGTACAGTCAATACATCACATGTATTACTCGTGCACGCAGGCATGAGCGACAAAGGTAAAATTAAAGCACATTGGACACATATGAAGATATTTCCGAATTTTCCATTTTCTTTTATAGAGTCCCCCCCAGATAAtaaacagacccccccccccccaactgtttCCCAACTTACAATGTCATGACAATGTATCTCAGAAGTACTCTCGGGCAATTTACTTCCAAGTCATTATAGCATAAAGTACTGAACGGTGCCATATATTAACGTCCCCCACTTTTAGGCCCTAGATTACCTCTAATCCGTCTAACGTCCCCTTCAATTTCCCTTCTAGGTACCATCGTGTGTGCACGAAGGGCATGACTACCTCTGTTTTTTCTTCTATTGTCAGCGAATACACAATAAACTTTTTCCATGTACTGAAAAATTGTTTTGCAGACCTTTCTTTGCTATGTTCCACCTCCAGTCTGTCTAAGTACATAATATATTTCATCGCCTCCTGAAGTGTGGGAACCGTGGGGTGGATCCAGTGCCTGAGTATGGTCTTTGTAACTGCCAGAAGGAACAAATGGATGCCCTTAACTTGAGTTGAGTGGGATATTTCGCCTTTGTCATCTAGTGGTATGTAGTGGAAAATGCAGTGTAGCAGGTTAGCAGGTTAGCTTTTTGCTGTAGGCATTTGGGGCACCATCTCAAGTAGTGCGCTGGTGCATCCCTATAGGTCAGATCAAAGGCGTACGTTGCCTTGTGTAGTATCCTAAAGTGCATCTTGTCACGGATGAACCGCGAGAAACCGCAAGATATCCGGAAATAAAACGCAGTCAATCGTTTTTTGGATTGTCGCATCTAGGAATTACAATTcctgatgcccagcagataacgcaataaaaataaattcaattcctGTAATTACAGCTAGTCTCCCTAATTAACCCTACACAAAGAACTTCCTTGCTGCAGAAATCTCACAGCTAGGTGCGAACCGACACCTGACAAGAACATTTGGTCTGTCACTGATAGAGGGCCTGCAAGTCAGACTTTCTGGCACCAATGGAAAATGAATAGGTCATATGATTTTGACCCCTTTGTACGAATATCATCCATAGGATAGATATGTAAAGTATATCATTTTGTTGGTCAGGATCCACTGAGTATTCTGATGTAAAACATAAACCGCTGGGATAAGCCACATCCAGGTTATTAAACATCTCCGTAACCGAATATGATATAGTTCTCATGTATAGTGTCAATGAGATCGATATTTTCAGAGGAttgtaaatctgtcattattagtTGTGTGCGACGGACGTGTGCTGCGAtatgaaaatgtcatatttttgggaTTTGAACTTCCCTCCGAATAACAGCACCAGCCTGAGATCCCGCCCTAACAGCTGGACCCTTCATAAGGCCATGAGTGAAATCTAATGGGAGTCCTCCCTTGTGCAATATCATCTGAAGAAGCCAGCCACGAGGACCAAGGTGGGCTGGCAGCCATATTTACCGGACTTTTTATTCTGGAACAAACAGACTTTCTTGGACTTTCCACAAAGGATATTCGTCTTCTGAAACTAAGTATTCCCTTTCATctgttttccctttttattttacactggacAATCCTTCCCTatcattgttatttttaataatttctgTATATGTTAATCATTTGTATTGTATGTATAATAAATGACGTTAAAGTCATTTTCTTCAGCCTCATACCTGCTCTGAGCACCGCAGAACGAATCCTAGCCGTTTCTGAAGAGTCGCTACCCGGATAGTTGTCGTGTTTAGTCAAGGGTTTCCCTTGCCCTGTTACAAGGGATGGTGGCAGTCTACCTACATATTGCATAGTGTATGTTTTCTGTAGTCTGCACGCTTCCTCCTAGCCTGTCTGCTGCCCAAATTCCAGCGGTTTCAGTTCACCAATCGCATCCCCACAGTGGACGATCTGCGGTCTGAAACATATTGGAAGGCATTGAGCGTTCAGGCCACTAGGGGGCGTGTGATAGCAGGGGCAGCACGTGTTACAGTGCTGGCCGCGCTTTGTGACACATCTCCCTCCACGTTTCGCTGGCTATCGCCTGTCTCACTCTCTCCATCCCTTCTCTCAACATGGAAGTGACTGTGTCGCCCCCTAATTCCTCCTCCCACCTCTTATATACTGTCTCACCTAATGGAGTAGATAGAATGTTCTGCATTCTCCTATAGAGATCCAATAACGAGAAGTCCTGAGTTCCCACCAGGGCTCCGAACCAAGTTAATCTCTCAGAGTCACCTAATTTCGCTGATTGGGCCACACAGTAGGAATGTATTTGCTTGTACGACAAAAAATGGGAGGCAGGAATCTGGTATTTAGATTGAACAGCGGGCCATGTGAGGAGTTCAGTACCCCCGTCGCTCAATAGATGCTGTAATGTAAGTATTCCTTTACTCTTCCACAGCTGGAATAGGCTTGAATGCCTGCCTTCCTGGAATGCAGGAAGAGTCCATAATGGCATATATGAAGTAATATACATAGGTAGTTTATACAACTTTCGTATATTCCGCCATACGGCCAGGGTATCCCTCAGCACTATGTAGTTCTTGAGCGGCATAGGGAGGTCTCTCACTCTAGTGTGTAAAAGAGCTATTAAATCCCAAGGTGCTACCAATTCACTTTCCAGGGGGGTATTAGAAAAATGCGAGGTCCCTTTCAACCAGTCCCTAGCGTGCCTAAACAAGGAGGCTAAATTATATTTTCTGATGGACGGCATCTGAAGTCCACCCTCCCATTTGGTGAGGCACAGTTTGTCATATGCGATTCTAGGTCGCTTACCCTGCCAAAGGAAACGCACAAATGCTCGCTGGATCCTATTAACGTCGATATGCGTTAACAAAAGGTATCGTCTGGATAGGATAGAGTAGTCTTGCAAAACTCACCATTTTCAAGAGGTGAGCTCTGCCAAAGAGTGAAAGGGGTAATTTGGCCCATTTTTCCAGCTCCCCCTCTATCTTTCTAATTAAGGGAtcataatttagcttatataAGAGAAGAGGGGCTCCGTCCTATTGTAATGCCCAGGTAGGTCAAATAGTGTGGTACCACT
The sequence above is a segment of the Bufo gargarizans isolate SCDJY-AF-19 chromosome 6, ASM1485885v1, whole genome shotgun sequence genome. Coding sequences within it:
- the LOC122941894 gene encoding oocyte zinc finger protein XlCOF6-like → MDTTQYVNEIRRQLSEPGVYEPLARDPRFDIARKIDAHLTVAMQSGIIDRQLKEFLVVKSPVTPTIYALPKIHKRLVDPPGRPIISETYVRGDEQSIEDIPTDNRPDDCTRNSEKHLVSSDFEVDDCGITRDTFEEHANKQAIPSSNQSNNASFDYFKQVRSSNSSQTVTQNKSHRRGAKHQTAHVRGKTFSCSECEKCFRFKSALVIHQRNHTGEKPFSCSECGKCFNHKSDLDTHQRVHTEVKPFSCSECGKCFKLKSDLDTHQRVHTGEKPFSCSECGKCFRIYAYLVRHQRNHTGEKPFSCSECGKCFNSKSNLDIHQRVHTGEKPFLCSECGKCFKQKSYLVIHHRYHTGEKPFSCSECGKCFKSKSHLDTHQRVHTGEKPFSCSECGKCFNRKSNLVMHQRNHTGEKLFSCSECGKCFNHKSVFVIHQRNHTGEKPFSCSECGKCFKCKSDLDTHQRVHTGEKPFSCSECGKCFNRKSNLVMHQRNHTGEKLFSCSECGKCFNHKSVFVIHQRNHTGEKPFSCSECGKCFKRKSYLVMHQRNHTGEKPFSCSDCGKCFNQKSYLVIHQRNHTGEKPFSCSECGKCFNRKSKLVMHQRNHTGEKPFSCSECGKCFNQKSDLDKHRRVHTGEKPFSCSECGKCFNQKSALDKHRRVHTGEKPF